Proteins found in one Mycoplasmopsis bovigenitalium genomic segment:
- a CDS encoding MAGa4850 family ICE element protein, which produces MSAYSNLQIEDEYLRSLTSGELRNFWFEEKFKKLYRERKYAKLNFQGLKLISNTKLKLSQELVKVLLGKKIAVEILAILKALGGVKKWISLTKLFKYGLKKSSVYSVIKFLIENGLILYCNQMLKLAPRVVDSRSKKTLIISGKKCWFIFLLYGLSVVKIFRILSWKAKAEKLAKKDAICNYHNRLYKRECGCGKKVIIQNKYFAGENRHFIYSCFKKLTYIFDKEMKDVFKTVKSWKWFANGRNYYFDARGKFCFEFKSERYLLLNIF; this is translated from the coding sequence ATGAGTGCATATTCCAATTTACAAATTGAGGATGAATATTTACGTTCATTAACCTCCGGAGAATTAAGAAATTTTTGATTTGAAGAAAAATTTAAAAAATTGTATAGAGAGAGAAAATATGCAAAATTAAATTTTCAAGGGTTAAAACTAATTTCAAATACAAAATTGAAATTATCACAAGAACTTGTTAAAGTTTTATTAGGTAAAAAAATTGCGGTTGAAATTCTAGCAATTTTAAAAGCACTAGGCGGAGTAAAAAAATGAATATCACTAACTAAACTTTTTAAGTACGGCTTAAAAAAATCTAGTGTTTATTCAGTTATAAAATTCCTAATCGAAAATGGACTAATTTTATACTGTAATCAAATGTTAAAATTAGCGCCACGGGTTGTCGATTCTAGAAGCAAAAAAACATTAATAATTTCGGGCAAAAAATGCTGATTTATATTTTTGCTTTATGGCTTAAGTGTCGTTAAAATTTTTCGCATTTTAAGTTGAAAAGCTAAGGCTGAAAAATTAGCGAAAAAAGACGCTATTTGTAATTACCATAATCGCTTGTATAAAAGAGAGTGTGGATGTGGCAAAAAAGTTATTATCCAGAACAAATATTTTGCAGGCGAGAATAGACATTTCATTTATTCTTGTTTTAAAAAACTAACCTACATTTTTGATAAAGAAATGAAAGATGTTTTTAAAACTGTTAAATCTTGAAAATGATTTGCTAATGGTAGAAATTATTACTTTGATGCTCGGGGCAAATTCTGCTTTGAATTTAAAAGTGAGAGATATCTTCTGTTAAATATTTTTTAG
- a CDS encoding ABC transporter ATP-binding protein translates to MKKNRNVRNVIELKEVVKEFEDKVVLENVNLEIKKGEFITLLGPSGSGKTTILRLIAGFERATRGEIKFHDRDIKDLPPHKRDLSTIFQDYALFPNLNVEGNIKYGLALKRIPKETINPKYEKLLVEKQKQWTKKANDEMAKLDKLQTRYELEMEALKPNSLPYKRRQKYLDRSDFIYSYWENYVATKTEDFEKKYLTRRISKEEMNQEVAKIVELVGLKGSETKAINELSGGMKQRVALARSLVIEPEILLLDEPLSALDAKIRVKMQKLLRNIQQRLGITFIFVTHDQDEALELSDRVAIMRDGVIEQYDTPKQIYDYPVNKWVANFIGSSNIYNAIFNEDATVTFMDKTFKTIHDEDEFAAGSEVDVLIRPEDIDIMDASETKKTNGLIGKIVDITYRGSYYYLKVDFKNGFSILVETAKKFDLDQEVSISWTIDSIHIMAKDSKWDYSSDEY, encoded by the coding sequence ATGAAAAAAAATCGTAACGTTCGCAATGTTATCGAGCTTAAAGAAGTAGTTAAAGAGTTCGAAGACAAAGTAGTTTTAGAAAACGTTAATTTAGAAATCAAAAAAGGTGAATTTATTACATTATTAGGACCTTCGGGTTCTGGAAAAACAACAATTTTAAGATTAATTGCAGGTTTTGAAAGAGCAACTCGGGGTGAAATTAAATTTCACGACCGGGACATTAAAGATTTACCACCACACAAAAGAGATTTATCAACAATTTTTCAAGATTATGCGCTTTTTCCAAACTTAAATGTTGAAGGTAACATTAAATATGGTTTAGCACTAAAAAGAATACCTAAAGAAACAATTAATCCTAAATATGAAAAATTATTAGTTGAAAAACAAAAACAATGAACAAAAAAAGCCAATGATGAAATGGCTAAACTTGACAAACTTCAAACAAGATATGAATTAGAAATGGAAGCATTAAAACCTAATTCACTACCTTACAAAAGAAGACAAAAATATTTAGATAGATCTGACTTTATTTATTCATACTGAGAAAACTATGTTGCAACAAAAACTGAAGACTTTGAAAAGAAATATCTAACACGTAGAATTTCTAAAGAAGAAATGAATCAAGAAGTTGCTAAAATTGTTGAACTAGTTGGCTTAAAAGGTTCAGAAACTAAAGCAATTAATGAACTATCTGGTGGTATGAAACAACGTGTTGCACTTGCTCGTTCACTTGTTATTGAGCCTGAAATTTTACTTCTTGACGAACCATTGAGTGCGCTTGATGCCAAAATTAGAGTAAAAATGCAAAAATTACTAAGAAATATTCAACAACGTCTAGGAATCACATTCATTTTTGTTACTCATGACCAAGATGAAGCACTTGAACTTTCAGATAGAGTTGCAATCATGCGTGATGGTGTTATTGAGCAATATGACACTCCAAAACAAATTTATGACTATCCAGTAAACAAATGAGTTGCAAACTTTATTGGTTCTTCAAACATTTACAATGCAATTTTTAATGAAGATGCAACAGTTACATTCATGGATAAAACATTCAAAACAATTCATGATGAAGATGAATTTGCTGCTGGTAGTGAAGTTGACGTTTTAATTCGTCCAGAAGATATTGATATTATGGATGCATCTGAAACTAAAAAAACCAATGGGCTTATTGGCAAAATTGTTGACATTACTTACCGTGGAAGCTACTACTATTTAAAAGTTGACTTTAAAAACGGTTTTAGCATTTTGGTTGAAACTGCTAAAAAATTTGATTTAGACCAAGAAGTTTCAATTTCTTGAACAATCGACTCAATTCACATTATGGCAAAAGACTCGAAATGAGATTATTCATCTGATGAATACTAA
- a CDS encoding ABC transporter permease: MNTKFKSSLGFNKQLLLLLPYVFIAIFLIVLPMILIVVQAFTPRENFDTALLIKQFNTWVIIGRSLRIGVISSILCLLIGFPYAYFVATTKSKILQVYAMSLILSPMVIFTIAKIYAIRGFFLSIFDEDVLNSEWFMILALTYLNLPYMIMPLYSVFKDMPKNIIEASSDLGYNRFQTLFKVVIPYSFKAILSGLSLIFLASATTFVISDKLLPNPAQLQTVGSLINQYSDPSNAYELSTGSVLVLVVSAIFIGCYAMINFVPRLIIRLVATKSRKGVKNE, encoded by the coding sequence ATGAATACTAAATTTAAAAGTTCATTAGGATTTAACAAACAACTTTTATTACTTTTACCATATGTGTTTATTGCAATCTTTTTGATTGTTCTTCCAATGATTTTAATTGTTGTTCAAGCTTTTACACCTCGCGAAAATTTTGACACAGCATTATTAATCAAACAATTTAATACCTGAGTAATTATTGGCAGAAGTTTAAGAATTGGTGTAATTTCATCAATATTGTGTTTATTAATTGGTTTTCCATATGCATATTTTGTTGCAACAACAAAAAGCAAAATATTGCAAGTTTATGCAATGAGTCTTATTCTTTCGCCAATGGTTATTTTCACAATTGCTAAAATTTATGCAATTAGAGGATTTTTCCTAAGCATTTTTGACGAAGACGTCTTAAATTCAGAATGATTCATGATTTTGGCACTAACATACCTTAACTTACCATACATGATAATGCCGCTTTATTCTGTTTTTAAAGATATGCCTAAAAACATCATTGAAGCTAGTTCAGATTTAGGTTACAACAGATTCCAAACTTTGTTTAAAGTTGTTATTCCTTACAGTTTTAAAGCAATTTTATCAGGATTAAGTTTAATCTTTTTAGCATCGGCAACCACCTTTGTTATTAGTGATAAATTATTGCCAAACCCAGCCCAACTGCAAACAGTTGGTTCACTAATTAACCAATATTCTGACCCATCAAATGCTTATGAACTTTCAACTGGTTCAGTACTTGTTTTGGTGGTTAGTGCAATATTTATTGGTTGCTACGCAATGATTAATTTTGTGCCACGTTTAATAATTAGACTAGTGGCTACAAAATCAAGAAAAGGGGTAAAAAATGAATAA
- a CDS encoding ABC transporter permease: MNKFTTFLRKSYIYLILALTYIPLFFAAVFSFSKPSKKGYLSTSWNGFTTEAWSEFFTEGRDIALINSIIIAFFTSILVVFISLITVFALWRQKNKKYELVTKAVNNIPIINPDNITAIGLVLVFTLFFGVLSVVREGIIRGIVAHTVMALPYGISLMYPRSEKFERSLYEASQDLGYSKVQSWFKTYFVYMIPTIVFAGLVATFLSFDDFIILKTTTNTSTLGTKLYEGNIKPWGLVVGTAILFATFIGNAIYIGYKAKMTKTKKVLGGTNAN; the protein is encoded by the coding sequence ATGAATAAATTTACAACTTTTTTAAGAAAATCATACATTTATTTAATTCTTGCACTAACATACATTCCATTATTTTTTGCAGCTGTATTTAGCTTTAGTAAACCAAGTAAAAAAGGATATTTATCAACCTCTTGAAACGGATTTACAACTGAAGCATGAAGCGAATTTTTCACAGAGGGCAGAGACATTGCCTTGATTAACTCAATTATTATTGCCTTTTTTACTTCGATTTTAGTTGTTTTCATTTCACTAATTACAGTTTTTGCGCTATGAAGACAAAAAAATAAAAAATACGAATTGGTAACAAAAGCAGTAAACAACATTCCAATTATTAACCCAGATAACATTACAGCTATTGGACTAGTTCTAGTATTCACTTTATTCTTTGGCGTGCTTTCAGTAGTTCGTGAAGGAATTATTCGGGGAATCGTTGCTCATACAGTTATGGCGCTTCCTTACGGAATTTCTTTAATGTATCCAAGAAGCGAAAAATTTGAGCGTTCGCTTTATGAAGCTAGTCAAGATTTGGGGTATTCAAAAGTTCAATCTTGGTTTAAAACTTATTTTGTATACATGATTCCAACAATTGTTTTTGCTGGATTAGTTGCTACATTTTTATCATTTGACGACTTTATAATTTTAAAAACAACAACAAATACTTCAACACTAGGGACAAAACTTTACGAAGGTAATATTAAACCTTGAGGTCTTGTTGTTGGCACTGCAATTCTTTTTGCTACCTTTATAGGTAATGCAATTTACATTGGATATAAAGCAAAAATGACAAAAACTAAAAAAGTTTTAGGAGGCACAAATGCAAACTAA
- a CDS encoding type 2 periplasmic-binding domain-containing protein: protein MQTKTKNILKKSAIALGTIGSLSAVSVAIALKAKKPFKPTFYNYKSYMSDTGREILSSNYDFKEFDTLNEFTKAILTRKALGGIGSDAQAVQLIRRDKLKEIDYLKVFIKDQKNRPNWAKDTQGKNLPYEQYRDKKEYREFQKSLFTDLVWSHISSYDDVLLTNYDGKKFEEIDGKKRHLYDYFVPYFSQDMVIAYNPFKVVKELINQSVTEEEIQKKLYEFDQKIIDSIYENGVNRGKEHNQKEVIMTDVLKALKSNGFNRFAITDAVRDNMIYGSAYEYDNKDKYFDTNITGKASTIDEPNLYVKLIDNFGKLIKNSLDYSLTDQNINFIGDGQFLLTQLVEPDLDNSKIQAAILYNGDALDAYFSEDNIERSKNGSIRFIRPKSNLLLVDGLVMAKNADVEESDYDKLINTYVDAVSDGLQVDYPEKALEKFEETSSYINFDNVNYTPTVKRLYDYVAKNYFSDLSEFEKSYVTNLYEIKDNYTLFNPATQSEKLKYKVIHKAIEPTDQKTSTNINTYWNKVTKK from the coding sequence ATGCAAACTAAAACAAAAAATATCCTAAAAAAATCCGCAATCGCACTTGGCACAATTGGTTCATTAAGTGCTGTATCGGTTGCGATTGCACTAAAAGCCAAAAAACCTTTTAAACCTACTTTTTATAACTATAAATCGTATATGTCAGATACTGGGCGTGAAATTTTGTCTAGCAATTATGACTTTAAAGAATTTGACACTTTAAACGAGTTTACAAAAGCAATTTTAACTCGTAAGGCACTTGGTGGAATTGGTAGTGATGCTCAAGCAGTTCAATTAATTAGACGTGATAAATTAAAAGAAATAGATTATTTAAAAGTATTTATTAAAGACCAAAAAAATCGTCCAAATTGAGCAAAAGATACACAAGGTAAAAATTTACCATACGAGCAATACCGTGATAAAAAGGAATATAGAGAATTTCAAAAATCTCTTTTTACAGATTTGGTTTGAAGCCATATATCAAGCTATGATGATGTATTATTAACTAATTATGATGGCAAAAAATTCGAAGAAATTGACGGTAAAAAACGTCACTTATATGATTATTTTGTTCCTTATTTTAGCCAAGATATGGTCATAGCTTACAACCCATTCAAAGTTGTTAAAGAATTAATAAATCAATCAGTCACTGAAGAAGAAATTCAGAAAAAATTGTATGAATTTGACCAAAAAATTATTGATAGCATTTACGAAAATGGTGTCAATAGAGGCAAAGAACATAATCAAAAAGAAGTGATCATGACTGATGTTTTAAAAGCTTTAAAATCAAACGGCTTTAATCGTTTTGCCATCACCGATGCTGTTAGAGATAACATGATTTATGGTTCTGCATATGAATATGACAACAAAGACAAATATTTTGATACAAATATAACTGGTAAAGCAAGCACAATTGATGAACCAAATTTATACGTAAAATTGATTGATAATTTTGGAAAATTAATCAAAAACTCGCTAGATTATTCATTGACTGACCAAAATATTAACTTTATTGGCGATGGACAATTTTTACTAACTCAACTTGTGGAACCAGATTTAGATAATTCAAAAATTCAGGCAGCTATTTTATACAATGGTGATGCACTTGATGCTTATTTTTCAGAAGATAACATAGAAAGAAGTAAGAATGGATCAATTCGTTTCATTCGCCCTAAATCTAATTTACTACTTGTTGATGGTTTAGTGATGGCTAAAAATGCAGATGTTGAAGAATCAGATTATGACAAGTTAATTAATACATATGTTGATGCAGTCTCTGATGGTCTTCAAGTAGATTATCCTGAAAAAGCATTGGAAAAATTTGAAGAAACATCAAGCTATATTAATTTTGACAACGTTAACTATACACCTACGGTCAAAAGACTTTATGATTATGTAGCTAAAAATTACTTTTCTGATTTAAGTGAATTTGAAAAATCATATGTAACTAACTTGTATGAAATTAAAGATAATTACACATTATTTAACCCAGCTACTCAAAGTGAAAAATTAAAATACAAAGTTATTCACAAAGCTATTGAGCCAACTGACCAAAAAACTTCAACAAACATTAA